DNA from Magnetospirillum sp.:
CTTCGAACAGCATGAGTCCGCCCGCCACACCGGCGGCCGTCGCAAAAGCCGAGCGCAGAAAAGAGCCGCCCTGGGGAGCCGCCGCCTGCGCACCGGCGTTTTGGCCGAACATGCCGGGCCGCACCATCGGCTGGGCGCCCGCACCTGTTGCGGGCACCGAGCCTTTGCGGGCCCAGGGCGAATTCGGCAGCAGCCCGTCGAGGAAGCTCGATTTGGCCGGCGCTGCGGGTGCATGGGCCGCAGGCCCGAGTTTGGCTTCAAGCTCGCGGATCCGTTCGTCGGCGAGCTTCAGCGCATGCTCCTGCACGAGCGCCATCTGGGTAAGCGTATAGGCGGCCCCGGCGTCGCGCTGGACGGCGTCGCGGATGAAGGCTTCGGCCTCGCGGTCTTTCTGTGCGGCCGGTTCCTGGTTTTTGGCGATGCGCTCGAACAGCTCGCCGATCATTTTCTTTTCGTCGGGCGTCATGGCAATTCACCTTTTTGCGGGGGAAAATTTCGACTTCAAGTATGCCACAGCGCGCATGACAAAACGAATCGACCCCGCGACCTATCAAGCCGGCTCCGCCACGAATTCGGCAAGATCCTTGGCGAGATCGGCCACGGCCGCATCCCACAGACGCTGGCCCGCTTCGATCGACGCAAGGTTCGGGTTCGAGCCGATCCGCCCATCGGGGAAATTGCGCCGATAGTCGGCAGCATCGGTGAAACTGCCGCGCGGGGCGATCTCGGGCTCGAGCTTCATCTTGCGCACGGCCTCCGGATAGACGGCCCAGGTCAACGACACTTCGGACGGCGTCGCATGGCTGCCTTCGGCACCGGCATAAAGCTCGCGGCTGATTTCTTTGACGCGGCCCGAATCGTACCAGTTGCGCAGGCGGCAGCGAATGTTCGGGCGGTTGGACGCGCGCATCAGCGACGCCTCGGCATAGATCTCCGAGAAGGCGGCACTGAAGGGAGCCACGTTGCCGCCATGCCCATTCACGAAATAAAAGTGCGAAAAACCATGGCGCGCGAGACTCTCGACATTGTCCTTCACGACAGCGATCAGGGTCGATGGACGCAACGTCATCGAGCCCGGAAAGGCCAGATGGTGCTGCGCCATGCCGACCGCGATCGTGGGTGCCACCAGCGTTTTCGTGGTCTCGCCAAGCTTGCGGCCCACCGCCTCGCCGCAGATCGCATCGGTGCCGATGAGGCCCGTGGGCCCGTGCTGCTCGGTCGAACCGATCGGCACGATGATGGCGGTCGAACGCTTCAGATAGGTTTCGACCTCGGGCCAGGTTTGCAGATGCAGCAGCATGGGGCGGTTCCTCCGATTCTGGGGCGCGGATCATGCGGCGCTTTGGCCCTCTCGACAAGACGGGCCGACGCGGGCTAGAAGCCCGTACCCATTCGACTGGCTATTCGACCCCGATCAGGAGTGCGGCCCCGTGAAGATCACCCAGAAGGTCAAAAAGATCCTCGCCAACTACGAAAGCGACAATCCCGGCACCAAGGCGAACTTGGCCCGCATCCTTTCGACCGGCAAACTCGCCGGGACCGGCAAGCTCGTGATCCTGCCGGTCGACCAGGGCTTCGAGCATGGCCCCGCCCGCTCCTTCGCACCCAACCCCGACGCCTACGATCCGCATTACCATTACCAGCTCGCGATCGACGCGGGCTGCTCGGCCTATGCGGCCCCGTTGGGCCCGCTCGAGGCGGGGGCGGACACGTTTGCCGGCGCCATCCCGACCATCCTCAAAATGAATTCGTCCAACAGCCTTGCCACGATCAAGGACCAGGCCGTGACCGCGTCGGTCGGCGATGCGCTGCGCCTGGGCTGTGCGGCCATCGGCTTTACGATCTATCCCGGTGCCGAAGACCAGTTCGCGATGATGGAAGAAATCCGCGAGCTGTCGGAAGAAGCCAAGTCGGTCGGCATTGCGACCGTGATGTGGAGCTATCCGCGCGGCGGCAAGCTCGACAAGGCCGGCGAAACCGCACTCGACGTGACGGCCTATGCCGCACACCTCGCGGCTCTGTTGGGCGCGCACATCATCAAGGTGAAGCCGCCGACCAACGTTCTGTGGCAGCCGGAAGCCAAGGCCGCCTACGAAAAGGCCAATGTCGACATCTCGACGCTCGACAAGCGCATCGCGCACGTGGTGCAGAGCTGCTTCAACGGCCGCCGTCTTGTCGTGTTCTCGGGCGGCGAAGCCAAGGACGAAGCCGCGTTGCTCGCCGAAGTGACGGCCCTGCGCAACGGCGGGGCGACGGGCTCGATCATCGGGCGCAACGCCTTCCAGCGCAAACGCGAAGACGCGCTGTCGCTGCTCGGCAAGATCATCGACATCTACAAGAGCTGAGGACCGCAAGCTTGCCCGCACGCACGGCACTCTATCTGATCACCCCGCCCGAACTCGATCCGGCGAAGTTCGCTCCCTTGCTCGACGAAGCGCTGGAGGCGGGCGACGTCGCCAGCTTCCAGCTGCGCTTGAAGGGAGCGACGGATGCCGCGATCGCCAAAGCGGTCAAGGTTTTGATGCCGATCGTGCACAAGCACAATGTCGCGTTCCTGATCAACGACCGGCCGGATCTTGCGACCAAGCTCGATTGCGACGGCGTGCATATCGGCCAGGAAGACGGCACGTTGGCCCAAGCGCGCGCCATCGTCGGCAAGGACCGCATCTTGGGCGTCACCTGCCACGATTCGATGGATCTGGGCTTCGAAGCCGCCGACGGCGGTGCCGACTATGTGGCGTTCGGCGCCTTCTTCGCCTCGAAGACCAAAGAAAAGCCCAAGGGCCAGGCAACGGTCGATCTTATCGAAGACTGGGCCGCAACGATCACGGTGCCGTGCGTGGCGATCGGCGGCATTACGCCCGAAAATTGCGGGCCGTTGGTTGCCGCCGGGGCCGATTTCCTCGCCGTCAGCGACGCCGTGTGGAACCACAAAAACGGTCCCGCCGCCGCGATGAAAGAATTCGCGGAAGCGATCAAGGCGAATACGCCGAGCGACGCCTAGGCCGCGCGGCTTTCAGGCGGCGCGCTGGCCTAGATACGCAGCGTCGTAGACCATGCGGCCTGCGACGAAGGTTGCCGCGACGCGCGGCAGTGCGCCCGACACGTCGATGGCGATGCAATCGGCGCGTTTGCCGAGTGCAAGCGTGCCGCGGTCGGCGAGACCGGCGGCCCGCGCCGGGTTTTCCGAAATCAGCGGCCAGAATTCGGCCAAGCCCGCCGCACCGCCGCCCAAACGCCACGCGGCCTGCAGCAAAGCCGGATAGTAGTAGTCCGACGCTAGGATGTCGCACAGGCCCGCGCGCACCAACGTCTCGGCCGACACGAGTGCGAGATGGCTGCCGCCGCGCACCACGTTCGGCGCCCCCATGATCACATGGTCGCCTGCGGCTTTTGCGGCCTCGGCGGTGGCGCGCGTCAGCGGAAATTCGGAAATGCGGCACCCCAATGTGCGGAATGCGGCGCGGTCTTCGGGGCTGCGGTCGTCGTGGCTGGCGAGCGCAATGCCGGCAGCACGCGCCGCCGACGCAAGCCGCGCGTTGGCGGCCGCCACGGCGGGCGCATAGGCCGCAATTCGATCGAGAAGTACGGCGTAGTCTTCGGCCTTCAACCCCGTGCGTTCCACGACCTTGGCGGCGTGCGCCGGCCCGCGCGACGCTTTCAGCATGCCGGTCGTGTGGTCGTTGAAAGCCAGCAGCGCCACGCGACCGTCGCCAAGCCACGCTTCGGCCGCGTCGAGCGCATCGAGATTGAACGTCTCCCAGCGCAAATGCAGCTTCGTGTCGCACGCCAGCTGCGCCCCGATACGCTCGAGTGCCGCGACAAAACGTTGCGCACGCTCGGTGCTGCGCAAGCCCGGCTCCCACGACCAGGTCAGCGCATGGAACGCCGTCGTAATGCCGTTGGCGACCAATTGCCGGTCGGTTTCGAGCAGCGCGATGTCGTCGTCGAAAAAGACGCCCGGTCGCGGCATCGCCTGGCGCTCGAATGCGTCGCCGTGGATGTCGACGATGCCGGGCAGCAGCAGCAAGCCGCGCGCGTCCCAAATCTTGGCGGTGGCGCCGACGGTCCCGAACCGGCCGTCGACCATTTCGATTTCGGCGGCGGCCAGAGCTCCGTCCGGGCCGGGAATGCGGGCATTGACGATACGCGTCGGGTGCATGCGTTTGGCTCCTTGGGACGTTTCGCGCTGTCGTAACTGCGAAACGTTACGGTTTTTCGCTTTTCCTGCGCGAGAGTCACATAACGCTCACGGATGCGTCATGTCGAAGCAATACCGCGGCGCGATGAAGAGAGGCTTCGTCACACCGTTTCGGGAGGACCGACCATGATCCGCCGCCATTTCCTGGCCCTTGCAGCGCTCGCAGCCATCGCAAGCCCCGCCCACGCGCAAGCGCCTGCCGAGCTGCGTTTTGCCGTGACCGACGTCGTCGGCCTCGAGAATCTGCAGCGCGAATGGGGACCGTTCCAGAAGGCCCTCGAAGCGCGCACCGGCCTCAAGCTCGCGTTTTTCGCCGTCACCAACCGTACGGCGGCGGTCGAGGCGATGAATGCCAAGCGCGTCGATCTCGTCTTCACCGGGCCTGCCGAATACGTCGTGTTCCGCACCCGCACCAACGCCGTGCCGGTCATCGCGCTGCAACGCACCGACTACTACGCCAACGTCGTCGTGCGCGCCGACAGCGGCATCACAGAAGTGTCCGAACTCAAGGGCAAGAAGGTCGCATTCGGGTCGATCGGCTCGACCTCGCGCCATCTGGGGCCGATGCAGGTGCTGGCCGATCAAGGCCTCAATCCGCGCGAAGACTTCCAGGTCACGCATGTGTCGGCCAATGTCGGCTTCGAAGCGCTCAAGCGCGGCGACATCGCGGCCATGGGCATGAACTACACCGACTTCCAGCGCCTCGTCGAACGCGATCCGGCCACGCCGTACTTTGTGATTGCGCGCGGCCGCGACTTGCCGCTCGACCTCATCCTGGCGGGCGCGCATATCGAGGCGTCGGTCGTCGAGCGACTGCGCAAGGGCATCGCCGACAACGCGGCCGAAATGACCAAAGCGATCCTCGCGGGCGAAGGCGAGAACGTGAAGTTCAAAGGCATGTCGTGGGTGCCGTCGATCCGCGACGCGGACTACAACTACGTGCGCAAGATGTACCGCACGATCGGCCAGACCCAGTTCGGCGAATTCGTCGGAAACTGAGCCGATGGTGCTGCCGGGTCTGCTGGAAGCCGAGCGCGCAGCGGCACTGCCGCAAAAGCCTGCGCGCCCGGTGCCCGGCACGTCTGCGCCCGTTCTCGAAGTGGCCGGCCTTGCCAAGCGCTTCGGCGCCGACAAGCCGGTCTTTTCCGACATCTCGTTTGCCGTCGGCAAAGGCGAGGCGGTCGCCCTGCTCGGCGCCAACGGTGCCGGCAAATCGACGCTGCTGTGCTGCTGTCTGCGGCTGGCCGAGCCCGATGCGGGGTCGGTCAAGCTGTTCAGCCGCGAACTTGTCGGTGCGTCGGCGGCACCGTTGCGCGAACTTCGCGCACGGGTCGGCTTTGTCTTCCAGCGCCACAATCTGGTGCCGCGCCTCAGCGCGCTTTCGAACACGATCCACGGCGCGCTGGGCCGCCGTGAATCCGCGCGCCTCTGGCCGCCGCAGCTTTGGTCGCAAGCGCTCGCCCCCGACGGCTTACGCGCCGAAGCGCTCGCGTGCCTTGCGCGCGTCGGCCTGGCCGAAATCGCCGCGCGGCGCTCAGACCGGCTGTCCGGCGGCCAGTCGCAACGCGTGGCGGTGGCGCGGGCCCTCATGCAAAAAGCCGAGATCGTTTTCGCCGACGAACCGGCGGCAAGCCTCGATCCGGCGGCGGGCGCCGAGGTGATGGCGCTGTTTGCCGATCTCAACCGGCGCGAAAAACTGACGTTCGTCTACACGACGCACAACCTTGCGCACGCGCTCGAGTTTTCCGACCGCGTGGTCGCCCTGCGCGCGGGCCGCGTGGAAATCGACGCGGCCACGCACAGCCTGCGCGCCGACGATCTGCGGGGCCTCTATGGTTGACCGCAACGTCGCCGCACTGCCGCCGCGCTTCGAACGGCCCGGATTGCTCGCCTTCGTGCTGTGGGTGGCGGCGGGTGCTTTGTTCGTGTCCGCACTGCGCGGCACCGGATTTTCGGCGACGGAGTTCGTTCAAGGCATTCCCAATATCGCGCGCATCGTGGGCGAGATGTTTCCGCCCTCGCCCGACCGGCTGGCCAAGGTCGGCTGGGCGCTGCTGGAGACGTTCCAGATGGCGTTGGTGGGTACTGCGGCCGGCGTGGTGCTGAGCCTGCCGCTCGCGATCCTCGCCACGCGCCATCTGACGCCGCACCCGGTTTTCTACCATGCGTCGCGCGCGCTCATCGCCCTGTTCCGGACCGTGCCCGACCTTGTCTGGGCGCTGGTTTTCGTCGTTGCGGTCGGGCTCGGCCCGTTTGCGGGCACGCTTGCGATCATGATCGACAAGATCGGTTTCTGCGGCCGCTTTTTTGCCGAAGCGATGGAAGAGGCCGACCGCAACCCGCAAGAAGCGCTGCGCGCGATCGGGGCGGGCCGCGTGTCGATCATTGCGGCGGCCGTGCTGCCCGCCGCAATGCCCTCGATGGTCAACACGTCGCTGTTCAGCCTCGAAAAGGCGACGCGGTCGTCGGTCGTACTGGGCCTCGTCGGGGCGGGCGGCATCGGCATCGAACTGCAAGTCTCGATGGAGCTGTTCCGCTACCCCGAGGCCGCGACGATCATCATCGCGATTTTCGTCCTCGTCATCGCGGTCGAGCGTTTCAGCGCGTGGCTGCGCCGCCGCATGATCTGACGCGCGGCCCTAAACCTCGAACCCTGCGAGCCGCGCCACGACGAGCACGGCGAACGCTGCCAAGCCCGCCGCACAGCCGAAATTGAGCGTGCGCCACAAAAACGGCCCGATCATGCGGCGCGTGGCGGCGACAAGGCCGGCACACACGAAACACCAGAGCAGCGACGACGTCATGAAGCCCGCCAGAAACACGGCGAAGGGCTGCCAGCCTGCGTGGCCCGGCGCGAGCACGGCGATGGTACCGCCCAAACCCGCCCAGTAGGTGATGTTCATCGGGTTCGACAGCGACATGGCCGCCCCCACGGCGATCCCGGTTTTGTCCGCGACACCTTCGGGTTCGTTCGGATCGAAGGCGGGCACCGGTGCCAGGCCATCGCGCACACTTTGGGCGGCGAGCCACAGCAGCAACGCCGCACCGGCAAGGGCAAGCGGTGCTTCCACATGCGGCAGCGTGAACAACGCACCCGCTCCCGCCAAGCCCAGCACGGCCCAGGTGAAGTCGCCCACGAGCGAGCCCACTTGCACCGCGAAGGCGGGGCCGTAGCCGCCGCGCAAACCGCGCCGCAACGTTTCGGCGAACACGGCACCCGGAACGACGTTGAACAGCAGGCCCAGAAAAAACGCCGCGACGAAGAGTTCGCTCACGCCGGCAACTCCGCCGCCAAGACTTGGCCCGT
Protein-coding regions in this window:
- a CDS encoding LysE family transporter, encoding MSELFVAAFFLGLLFNVVPGAVFAETLRRGLRGGYGPAFAVQVGSLVGDFTWAVLGLAGAGALFTLPHVEAPLALAGAALLLWLAAQSVRDGLAPVPAFDPNEPEGVADKTGIAVGAAMSLSNPMNITYWAGLGGTIAVLAPGHAGWQPFAVFLAGFMTSSLLWCFVCAGLVAATRRMIGPFLWRTLNFGCAAGLAAFAVLVVARLAGFEV
- the thiE gene encoding thiamine phosphate synthase — encoded protein: MPARTALYLITPPELDPAKFAPLLDEALEAGDVASFQLRLKGATDAAIAKAVKVLMPIVHKHNVAFLINDRPDLATKLDCDGVHIGQEDGTLAQARAIVGKDRILGVTCHDSMDLGFEAADGGADYVAFGAFFASKTKEKPKGQATVDLIEDWAATITVPCVAIGGITPENCGPLVAAGADFLAVSDAVWNHKNGPAAAMKEFAEAIKANTPSDA
- a CDS encoding class I fructose-bisphosphate aldolase yields the protein MKITQKVKKILANYESDNPGTKANLARILSTGKLAGTGKLVILPVDQGFEHGPARSFAPNPDAYDPHYHYQLAIDAGCSAYAAPLGPLEAGADTFAGAIPTILKMNSSNSLATIKDQAVTASVGDALRLGCAAIGFTIYPGAEDQFAMMEEIRELSEEAKSVGIATVMWSYPRGGKLDKAGETALDVTAYAAHLAALLGAHIIKVKPPTNVLWQPEAKAAYEKANVDISTLDKRIAHVVQSCFNGRRLVVFSGGEAKDEAALLAEVTALRNGGATGSIIGRNAFQRKREDALSLLGKIIDIYKS
- a CDS encoding alpha-D-ribose 1-methylphosphonate 5-triphosphate diphosphatase, giving the protein MHPTRIVNARIPGPDGALAAAEIEMVDGRFGTVGATAKIWDARGLLLLPGIVDIHGDAFERQAMPRPGVFFDDDIALLETDRQLVANGITTAFHALTWSWEPGLRSTERAQRFVAALERIGAQLACDTKLHLRWETFNLDALDAAEAWLGDGRVALLAFNDHTTGMLKASRGPAHAAKVVERTGLKAEDYAVLLDRIAAYAPAVAAANARLASAARAAGIALASHDDRSPEDRAAFRTLGCRISEFPLTRATAEAAKAAGDHVIMGAPNVVRGGSHLALVSAETLVRAGLCDILASDYYYPALLQAAWRLGGGAAGLAEFWPLISENPARAAGLADRGTLALGKRADCIAIDVSGALPRVAATFVAGRMVYDAAYLGQRAA
- a CDS encoding creatininase family protein, with translation MLLHLQTWPEVETYLKRSTAIIVPIGSTEQHGPTGLIGTDAICGEAVGRKLGETTKTLVAPTIAVGMAQHHLAFPGSMTLRPSTLIAVVKDNVESLARHGFSHFYFVNGHGGNVAPFSAAFSEIYAEASLMRASNRPNIRCRLRNWYDSGRVKEISRELYAGAEGSHATPSEVSLTWAVYPEAVRKMKLEPEIAPRGSFTDAADYRRNFPDGRIGSNPNLASIEAGQRLWDAAVADLAKDLAEFVAEPA
- the phnE gene encoding phosphonate ABC transporter, permease protein PhnE, producing the protein MVDRNVAALPPRFERPGLLAFVLWVAAGALFVSALRGTGFSATEFVQGIPNIARIVGEMFPPSPDRLAKVGWALLETFQMALVGTAAGVVLSLPLAILATRHLTPHPVFYHASRALIALFRTVPDLVWALVFVVAVGLGPFAGTLAIMIDKIGFCGRFFAEAMEEADRNPQEALRAIGAGRVSIIAAAVLPAAMPSMVNTSLFSLEKATRSSVVLGLVGAGGIGIELQVSMELFRYPEAATIIIAIFVLVIAVERFSAWLRRRMI
- a CDS encoding ATP-binding cassette domain-containing protein, whose amino-acid sequence is MVLPGLLEAERAAALPQKPARPVPGTSAPVLEVAGLAKRFGADKPVFSDISFAVGKGEAVALLGANGAGKSTLLCCCLRLAEPDAGSVKLFSRELVGASAAPLRELRARVGFVFQRHNLVPRLSALSNTIHGALGRRESARLWPPQLWSQALAPDGLRAEALACLARVGLAEIAARRSDRLSGGQSQRVAVARALMQKAEIVFADEPAASLDPAAGAEVMALFADLNRREKLTFVYTTHNLAHALEFSDRVVALRAGRVEIDAATHSLRADDLRGLYG
- the phnD gene encoding phosphate/phosphite/phosphonate ABC transporter substrate-binding protein — protein: MIRRHFLALAALAAIASPAHAQAPAELRFAVTDVVGLENLQREWGPFQKALEARTGLKLAFFAVTNRTAAVEAMNAKRVDLVFTGPAEYVVFRTRTNAVPVIALQRTDYYANVVVRADSGITEVSELKGKKVAFGSIGSTSRHLGPMQVLADQGLNPREDFQVTHVSANVGFEALKRGDIAAMGMNYTDFQRLVERDPATPYFVIARGRDLPLDLILAGAHIEASVVERLRKGIADNAAEMTKAILAGEGENVKFKGMSWVPSIRDADYNYVRKMYRTIGQTQFGEFVGN
- a CDS encoding DUF2076 domain-containing protein; protein product: MTPDEKKMIGELFERIAKNQEPAAQKDREAEAFIRDAVQRDAGAAYTLTQMALVQEHALKLADERIRELEAKLGPAAHAPAAPAKSSFLDGLLPNSPWARKGSVPATGAGAQPMVRPGMFGQNAGAQAAAPQGGSFLRSAFATAAGVAGGLMLFEAVRGLMASEPGGAFQQSAQAASPAAETPAPAEMAPNEMAQAPEQPYEDPGYHDVASNDAGYDDGGSFGGGDDFA